One stretch of Siphonobacter curvatus DNA includes these proteins:
- a CDS encoding M61 family metallopeptidase, which produces MLGSIDGILLHLLRVMIASFYSRTISVISSFLWLVPMVGAQQLAYTVRTPNPETHLYHVALACQNAKGSTLELKMPVWTPGYYQLMKYASYVENFQAKDEAGRLLPWEKSTPSTWKVSTNGAKNLKISYDVRGSSSFVASNYLDANKAYISPTGLFLYLKDRLDLPVTVTLEPHKGWSSRIATGLDSIPGKRYTYQAANFDVLYDSPILMGKIEELPAFEVKGIPHYFVGYNMGDFDRKKFTTDLQKIVANGSALIGDIPYKHYTFIAIGPGGGGIEHLNSTSISFSGNQLHTRAGELKMYNFLAHEYFHHYNVKRIRPQELGPFNYDQENRTKLLWVSEGFTVYYEYLIVERAGLMTPDELFQSFQQNIRAYENKPGHRFQSATQSSYETWEDGPFGRTGDEVNKTISYYNKGPILGLILDFKIRHETQNKRSLDDVMRSLYRDYYQKKQRGFTEKEFRQTCEQIAGMSLTEVFEYAATVNDIDYPKYFAYGGLSIDTTARPLPGAWLGIKAATKGDSVVVAHVEYESPAWEAGLRSKTVILTMDGKPVSALQPLDLTRKPDETVVLGVVQNGQRKELTLRTTEKYERDFKITRLPSQNALQAAILKSWLQPQE; this is translated from the coding sequence ATGCTTGGTAGTATTGATGGAATATTGCTCCATCTGCTTCGTGTAATGATCGCGTCTTTCTACTCCCGAACCATCAGTGTAATAAGTTCTTTTCTCTGGCTAGTCCCAATGGTAGGGGCTCAGCAACTGGCGTATACCGTTCGTACCCCAAATCCTGAAACGCACCTGTACCACGTAGCCTTGGCTTGTCAGAATGCCAAAGGGAGTACGCTGGAATTGAAGATGCCCGTCTGGACACCGGGGTACTATCAGTTAATGAAATATGCTTCGTATGTCGAAAACTTTCAGGCGAAAGACGAAGCGGGTCGATTGCTTCCCTGGGAAAAATCGACGCCCAGTACCTGGAAAGTCAGTACGAATGGAGCTAAAAATCTGAAAATCAGTTATGATGTTCGGGGAAGTTCCTCTTTTGTCGCCAGTAACTACCTCGATGCGAATAAAGCCTACATTTCACCCACGGGATTATTTCTGTATCTGAAAGACCGACTGGACCTGCCCGTAACGGTAACGTTGGAACCGCATAAAGGCTGGAGTTCACGCATTGCCACCGGTCTGGATTCAATCCCGGGTAAACGGTATACCTATCAGGCTGCTAACTTCGATGTACTCTACGATAGTCCGATTCTGATGGGAAAAATCGAAGAATTGCCTGCGTTTGAAGTGAAAGGAATTCCGCATTATTTCGTGGGATACAACATGGGCGACTTTGACCGGAAAAAATTCACAACCGATTTGCAGAAAATTGTAGCAAATGGCTCGGCCCTGATTGGAGATATTCCCTACAAACATTACACATTTATTGCCATCGGTCCGGGTGGGGGCGGCATCGAGCACCTGAATTCTACTTCAATCAGTTTCAGTGGAAATCAGTTGCATACGCGAGCGGGTGAGCTAAAGATGTACAACTTCCTAGCTCACGAATATTTTCACCACTACAACGTCAAACGGATTCGTCCACAGGAGCTAGGACCGTTCAACTATGATCAGGAAAACCGGACGAAGTTATTATGGGTATCGGAAGGCTTTACGGTGTATTATGAATACCTGATTGTCGAACGGGCCGGATTGATGACGCCGGACGAACTGTTTCAGTCGTTCCAGCAAAACATTCGGGCGTACGAAAACAAACCTGGGCACCGCTTTCAGTCGGCTACGCAATCAAGTTATGAAACCTGGGAGGATGGGCCATTTGGACGTACGGGCGATGAAGTCAACAAAACCATCTCATACTATAACAAAGGACCAATCTTGGGTTTAATACTGGATTTTAAGATTCGCCATGAAACGCAGAACAAACGATCGCTCGATGACGTCATGCGGTCGCTGTACCGGGACTATTACCAAAAAAAGCAGCGGGGTTTTACCGAAAAAGAGTTCCGTCAAACTTGTGAGCAGATCGCCGGAATGTCACTGACGGAAGTATTCGAATACGCCGCTACGGTCAATGACATTGATTATCCGAAGTACTTTGCCTACGGTGGTCTGTCCATCGATACTACCGCCCGCCCATTGCCCGGGGCTTGGTTAGGTATCAAAGCCGCTACGAAGGGTGATTCAGTTGTGGTGGCTCACGTTGAGTACGAGTCGCCCGCCTGGGAGGCTGGGTTACGCAGTAAAACGGTAATTCTAACAATGGATGGCAAACCCGTATCCGCACTGCAGCCGCTGGATCTGACTCGTAAACCGGATGAAACTGTAGTCTTAGGGGTAGTGCAGAACGGACAGCGAAAAGAACTAACCTTACGGACTACCGAG